The following coding sequences are from one Capsicum annuum cultivar UCD-10X-F1 chromosome 3, UCD10Xv1.1, whole genome shotgun sequence window:
- the LOC107866288 gene encoding uncharacterized protein LOC107866288, protein MKEKVTKVELTTTAKNLDSQESTKARPIMPAVLKGVNYQFWSLKMKTLFKSQELWHLVENGFRDPDEGHTRLFWENRRKDSKELFLIQQALYDDIFPRISAAEKSNEAWEILH, encoded by the exons ATGAAAGAAAAGGTTACTAAAGTAGAACTCACCACAACTGCTAAGAATTTGGATTCTCAGGAGTCAACAAAAGCACGACCAATCATGCCAGCAGTTCTGAAAG GGGTGAATTATCAATTTTGGAGTCTTAAGATGAAGACTCTTTTCAAGTCTCAAGAGTTATGGCACTTAGTGGAGAATGGATTTCGAGACCCAGATGAAGGCCACACACGGCTGTTTTGGGAAAATCGCAGGAAGGATTCTAAAGAACTGTTTCTGATTCAACAAGCCCTTTATGATGATATCTTTCCCAGAATTTCAGCAGCGGAGAAATCCAATGAAGCTTGGGAAATTTTGCATTAG